The Calditrichota bacterium genomic sequence CCGGTAACGCTCCAACCCCAGACGGCGCACCAGTGTGTCCACGGGCACCTTTCTTGCGGAGCGATCGGCACGCGGCTCCGGCGAACAAGGAGCAGACGGCAGCTTGACGCCCCGCGCGCGCATTTGTGCCTTCAGGTGAGCATTGTAGCGGTCGGGGGAAAGCCCCATCGGGCATGCGAACAGAGTGCCACACAGACCACACTCGCAACACAAAAATGCCCCGGTGACCACGTCGGCTGCGACGTCCGAGGCATACCCAACTCCTTGCATTATCTTGTGGGGAAAAAGCTCATGGCCAAGCAAGTAGCGTGGGCAATACTGGGTACAGAACGAACACTGCTCACAGACCGACTTCGCCCTGGCCAATGAGTGGGCAAGCGGCGTCTGTTTGCTGAGCACCACCGGGTGATCGGGGGGCAGGACGTAGAGCCCCGTGGTGGTCTTGTCCACGACGTCGTCCGGTTCCGCGATCGTGCCCATCATCGGACCACCGCGCACGATCACAGGGCTGTCACAAGTGGGGCCGCCGCAGAGCTCGACGGCTACGGACACCGGCGTGCCGATGGGGAGTCGCAGCGTCTGGGGACGGCGCACTTCACCGACCACAGTCACAAAGCGGTCCACCACTGGCTGACCCTGCGCGGCATCAGCCACGTGCATCAGAGTGTGGACGTTCTGCACCACTGCTCCCACGTGGATTGGGAGTTTCCCGGCAGGCACGACGCGCCCCAGCACTTCATAGACTAACACCTGTTCGTCGCCGGCTGGGTAGTGGTCTTGGAGCGTGTGGAGACGTATGCTCTGGGGGATTTTCGCAAGGGCCTGTTCAACGGCGGCAATGGCCTTGCTGTACTTGGCCTTGACAGCCACCACTCCTTGGCTCGCGCCAGTGGCTGTCATAGCCAGAGCAAGACCGCGCAGCACGCGGTCGGCAAAGACCGTCATGATCTGCTGGTCGCACTGCAACAACGGCTCGCACTCGGCGCCGTTGGCGATGACCACCTCGCACCGCGCGGCCAGCTTAATGTGCGTGGGAAATCCTGCTCCGCCGGCCCCCACCACGCCGGCCATACGCACCTGTTCAACCAGAGACTGGCTCATTGTCATGGCGTCGCCCCGGCCACAGAGCCGGGCCGGGGCGCGCACGGCTATCCCAAATAGGGGCGAAGCTTCTCGCTGCGCGAAATGTGGCGCAAGCGACGCAAGGCCCGATCCTTGATCTGCCTGATCCTCTCCCGGCTCAGGTGCATGACCTCCCCGATCTCCCCCAACGTCAGGGGACGATATTGACCAATGCCGAAGAAGAGGCGCAGTACCTCGGCCTCTCGTTTGTCAAGTGAGTTGAGCGCGTTCTCAATCTCCTCCCGCAACGACTCGCTCACCAGCGGCGAGTCAGGTTCCGGAAGGTCCTTGTCGGGCAGGCGGTCGACGACTCGAATGTCATCATCGCCCCAGCTGACGCTGTCTTCCAGGGACACATCGCGGCCCCACAAGCGCATGTTTCTGAGCAGGGTCGAGGAATCGGTCTTTAGCTCTGAGGCGATCTCCTCGATGCTCGGATCGCGCCCCAGGTCCTGTTCCAAAGCGGTAGAGGCCTTGAGTACCTTGTTCCGCGTCCAGACCTGGTTAATGGGCAGGCGCACCAGCCGCCCGTAATTGGCAATCGCCTGCAGAATGGACTGCCTGATCCACCACACCGCATATGAAATGAACTTGATACCACGCGTGGAATCGAAGCGCCGCGCCGCCTCCATCAACCCAAGGTTACCTTCGTTGATGAGGTCGGTAATGGGAAGCCCCTGGTCCTGGTATTCCTTGGCAACCATGACCACAAAACGAAGGTTGGCCTCAACAAGCCGCTGCAGGGCGCGGTCGTCGCCACGCTTAGCTTTCTCGGAAAGCTCTACCTCCTCTTCCACCGAAAGTAGGGGTATTTTGCTAATCTCCGCAAGATAAGCTCTGAGCTGAGGATCTTCTTTTTGTAGTTGGCTTATCCTTCCCACGACAACCCCCTCCTCGCTTCACTCGCCTTTTGATTTTCGCTCAACAGCACTCTCTTCCACTCCGCTACGCAACCTCGGTCACCGGCGCACGCGACTTTTCGCCCATCTTGTTTGAGGATTCCGGTTCCTCGGGTGCCGGGAACGTCGCGTTCAGCAGCGCAAGCTGACGCTCCTTTGTTTCCGCCAATGAGCGGAATATGCCCTTGTAGTCTGGCTCCAGCAGGCGCAGGATCACGTCGTTGTAGAAGCCGATACAGAGATTCAGATTACGACGTGCCTCTTCCAGCGCCGACTGGCGCTCACGGTGGGCGGTAACCACCACTTCCAATTTCCGTTTCTTGTCTAAGTTGAGGTAAAGGAGCCTCTTGCCCGAGATGCGCCTGTATTTCTCTCGCAGGTCACGGGCTGTGCTGCGCGCCTCTGCACCAAAGCGTCGAAACACCTCCCGCATCGTGTCATCAGGTGCCACCTTGGCCGACTCTGCAAAAAACTGCGCCACATCCGTCTCTGCCTGAACTGCAAGTTTCAACGAATCCAACACACCGATAGGACCAAACTTCATTTCATCCACCTCCAACGGCTAAAACCCGTCTATTAGACTCAAATGCGCGGCATAAGATTCGCCAGACCAGCAAATTCAACGCCTATTTCTGGTCGTGAGTTCCCAGCCCCCTTTCCCGGTCTGCTCATTGAACAACATACGGACTGATAGGTTCCCATTGCGCCCACATTTAGTTGTTCAGGGCGCCTTCTGTTGCCTCCGAACCTCATTGGACGCAACCGCCCACCTTGGGCAGCACATACGGCCCTTGGGGGATTACCGCAATCTTCGCATCTGGACCATGTCTGGCCAGAGCTGTCTGCAGGGCCTGGTCGAAGGAGGCGTACGACCTGATCAGCGGACATTGATTCTCCGGCCGAGCCAAGGTGGGGGAGACCACCAGCACCTCTGCCGCTCGCAGTGTCTGGAGGTACTTCTGCCACTGCCACTGGTCAGGGACGTAGTAGTCCGTCTCCAAAATGCGCTTCAGGAAATCCTCCCTGTCTTCTGTCTCCTTGCACAGGGCTGCAAACTTAGGGCTGCCCAGGCCCTCACGACATTCTGCCACAAGAATAATGGTCCCGCCCTCTTTCACCACCGGCGCCGCCGCAGTCACTCCCTTCACCGCTTGGTAGAAGGTCGCATCCAGGGGAGCGCCCCCCGAGGTGGTGACGACGATCTCGGCTGGTGCCGGGAGCTCATCGCTCACGACCTTTTGGACAAACTCCACCGCCGCCGCATGTGCCTCTTCCAAGCCACCGCAGAAGATGCCGGTCAGGCGCTTCTCTTCGTCCAAGGCGACGTTGACGGAGAAATCGACCCCCACTTTTTTGGCCACCTCTAAGGCCTCCCTGTGGAAGGGGTTACCGGCGATGATCCCTTCACGACAGAGGGGGTGGGCCATCATCTGCGCGCCGTGCACCACGCGCATCGTGCGGTCGCCGGCGATTCCCGGCACAATCAGCTTGCGTCCACCGGAGAAACCGGCCATGAGATGTGGTTCCACGAAGCCGATAATCACCTTGAGCGCACTGCGCACGTACCGGCGGTCCAGCCAGATTTCCGTCCCGGTGCTGGTGGTGCCCAGATAGTCGTGCTCGCCATCTTCGGCGGAGTGATGATTGACTACCTGGTAGAATGAGGCGACTTCCGCCCCCACCAGTGCTTCGAGCTCCTCCCCTACATTGGGCCTGTGTGTGCCGGTGGCGATGAGGACCGTCAGGCGTTCACGCGGGATCCCAGCCGCCTCAATGGTCTGCAACACGGGAGGCAAAAGAACCCTGTTGGGAACCGGGCGCGTAATGTCGCAGATAACGACGCAGGCGGACTCTTTGCCCCTGGCCAGTTCTGCCAGCGGAGGGCACCCGATGGGATGTTCCAGACCGCGCCGCAGGTGCACAATGGGATCTGCAAGAGGGGACGCGTGCTGCATGCGCACCACCTTGAGCAGGTTCCGTTCGGGCACCCGGACGGTCAACCCCTCCTTTCCGTAATGCAGGGTGAGTTCCATCTGCTCCGTTAGTGGTGAGTGCGCTCACGCACGATGCGTTCGAAGTAGCCGCTCTCCCTGTAGGCCTGTAGCGGGTCCGGCGGCAGGCCTCGTTCTATCCGCGCATGCGCTAACAATGGGCGGACGTCGGTCGCAAAGGCCTCTCTGAGTATCATTTCGGCAGCGACCACGTCATTCTTGAGTTGTGCAGCCGCCAACGCCTCCCTGTCCACCAACAGCGCCTTGCAATAGGTCTCCTGCACCTGCAGCACCGACTGCACCATCGCCTCAATCTTGGGTTTGATGGCGTGACTCTGGTCGATCATATAGGCCACCGTCTGCGGCCGCTCAGGGTCGAACTGCGCCTTGACCAGTTCATTGAAGATCAAGAACAGCTCATACGGGGCGTGCGAGCCCACCGTCATG encodes the following:
- a CDS encoding SLBB domain-containing protein yields the protein MSQSLVEQVRMAGVVGAGGAGFPTHIKLAARCEVVIANGAECEPLLQCDQQIMTVFADRVLRGLALAMTATGASQGVVAVKAKYSKAIAAVEQALAKIPQSIRLHTLQDHYPAGDEQVLVYEVLGRVVPAGKLPIHVGAVVQNVHTLMHVADAAQGQPVVDRFVTVVGEVRRPQTLRLPIGTPVSVAVELCGGPTCDSPVIVRGGPMMGTIAEPDDVVDKTTTGLYVLPPDHPVVLSKQTPLAHSLARAKSVCEQCSFCTQYCPRYLLGHELFPHKIMQGVGYASDVAADVVTGAFLCCECGLCGTLFACPMGLSPDRYNAHLKAQMRARGVKLPSAPCSPEPRADRSARKVPVDTLVRRLGLERYRRPAPLQEELAAVPRVALALSQGAKAPARPVVRVGQKVRRGELVAEMNPAGVSAHVHASISGTVTSVTAQHITIEA
- a CDS encoding sigma-70 family RNA polymerase sigma factor, with translation MGRISQLQKEDPQLRAYLAEISKIPLLSVEEEVELSEKAKRGDDRALQRLVEANLRFVVMVAKEYQDQGLPITDLINEGNLGLMEAARRFDSTRGIKFISYAVWWIRQSILQAIANYGRLVRLPINQVWTRNKVLKASTALEQDLGRDPSIEEIASELKTDSSTLLRNMRLWGRDVSLEDSVSWGDDDIRVVDRLPDKDLPEPDSPLVSESLREEIENALNSLDKREAEVLRLFFGIGQYRPLTLGEIGEVMHLSRERIRQIKDRALRRLRHISRSEKLRPYLG
- the larA gene encoding nickel-dependent lactate racemase, yielding MELTLHYGKEGLTVRVPERNLLKVVRMQHASPLADPIVHLRRGLEHPIGCPPLAELARGKESACVVICDITRPVPNRVLLPPVLQTIEAAGIPRERLTVLIATGTHRPNVGEELEALVGAEVASFYQVVNHHSAEDGEHDYLGTTSTGTEIWLDRRYVRSALKVIIGFVEPHLMAGFSGGRKLIVPGIAGDRTMRVVHGAQMMAHPLCREGIIAGNPFHREALEVAKKVGVDFSVNVALDEEKRLTGIFCGGLEEAHAAAVEFVQKVVSDELPAPAEIVVTTSGGAPLDATFYQAVKGVTAAAPVVKEGGTIILVAECREGLGSPKFAALCKETEDREDFLKRILETDYYVPDQWQWQKYLQTLRAAEVLVVSPTLARPENQCPLIRSYASFDQALQTALARHGPDAKIAVIPQGPYVLPKVGGCVQ